The proteins below are encoded in one region of Caulobacter henricii:
- the nusA gene encoding transcription termination factor NusA has protein sequence MAIGISANRLELLQIADAVAREKGIEKEVVIEAIEDALQKAARTRYGAEHDIRVKIDPRTGETSQKRIITVVADDAEIEGEIGQVQLSIAKRTWRDAEIGKVYEEDLPPFEIGRVQTQMARQVVMHKVREAERERQYDEYKDRAGEIVNGSVKRVEYGNVIVDLGRGEGIMRRDQSIPRENFNVGDRIRAYIYDVRRETKGPQIMLSRAHGGFMAKLFAQEVPEVYDGVIEIRAVARDPGSRAKMAVISNDGSIDPVGACVGMRGSRVQAVVAELQGEKIDIIQWSEDEATFIVNALAPAEVSKVVMDEEDERVEVVVPDEQLSLAIGRRGQNVRLASQLTGWQIDIMTESQESERRQKQFTETTALFQEALDVDEVIAQLLVTEGFAAVEDVAYVEAHEIAAIEGFDDETADELQTRAREFLEKEAAALDAKRVEYGVEDAVLEIEGVTLAMAVALGEGDVKTVEDLAGLVPDDMRGWFESKNGERVREPGILESFNLSPEDAEALIMRARIVMGWVEAPPEPEYEEPVYDEGEAVEAEAEGEDAPAAVEETQEG, from the coding sequence ATGGCCATCGGCATTTCCGCCAACCGGCTCGAGTTGCTGCAGATCGCTGATGCGGTCGCGCGCGAAAAAGGCATCGAGAAGGAAGTCGTCATCGAGGCGATCGAGGACGCCCTGCAAAAGGCGGCCCGGACCCGTTACGGCGCCGAGCACGACATCCGGGTGAAGATCGATCCGCGTACCGGCGAAACCAGCCAGAAGCGCATCATCACCGTCGTTGCCGACGATGCCGAGATCGAGGGTGAGATCGGCCAGGTCCAGCTGTCGATCGCCAAGCGCACCTGGCGCGACGCCGAAATCGGCAAGGTCTATGAAGAAGACCTGCCGCCGTTCGAGATCGGCCGCGTCCAGACCCAGATGGCCCGCCAGGTCGTCATGCACAAGGTCCGCGAAGCCGAGCGCGAGCGTCAGTACGACGAGTACAAGGATCGCGCCGGCGAGATCGTCAACGGCAGCGTCAAGCGCGTCGAATACGGCAATGTCATCGTCGATCTGGGCCGCGGCGAGGGCATCATGCGCCGCGACCAGTCGATCCCGCGCGAGAACTTCAACGTCGGCGACCGCATCCGCGCCTATATCTACGACGTCCGTCGCGAGACCAAGGGCCCGCAGATCATGCTGTCGCGCGCCCACGGCGGCTTCATGGCCAAGCTGTTCGCCCAGGAAGTGCCGGAAGTCTATGACGGCGTCATCGAGATCCGCGCCGTGGCCCGTGATCCGGGTTCGCGCGCCAAGATGGCCGTGATCTCCAATGACGGCTCGATCGACCCCGTCGGCGCCTGCGTCGGTATGCGTGGTTCGCGCGTTCAGGCCGTGGTGGCCGAGCTGCAGGGCGAAAAGATCGACATCATCCAGTGGTCCGAGGACGAGGCGACCTTCATCGTCAACGCCCTGGCCCCGGCCGAAGTCTCCAAGGTCGTCATGGACGAGGAAGACGAGCGCGTTGAGGTCGTGGTGCCTGACGAGCAGTTGTCCCTGGCCATCGGCCGCCGTGGCCAGAACGTCCGCCTGGCCAGCCAGCTGACCGGCTGGCAGATCGACATCATGACGGAAAGCCAGGAGAGCGAGCGCCGTCAGAAGCAGTTCACCGAGACCACGGCCCTGTTCCAGGAAGCCCTGGACGTCGACGAGGTCATCGCCCAGCTGCTGGTCACCGAAGGCTTCGCGGCGGTCGAAGACGTCGCCTATGTCGAGGCCCACGAAATCGCGGCCATCGAAGGCTTCGATGACGAGACGGCCGATGAGCTGCAGACCCGGGCTCGCGAATTCCTGGAAAAGGAAGCCGCCGCCCTGGACGCCAAGCGCGTCGAATACGGCGTCGAGGATGCCGTCCTCGAGATCGAGGGTGTCACCCTGGCCATGGCCGTGGCCCTGGGCGAAGGCGATGTGAAGACCGTCGAGGATCTCGCCGGCCTGGTGCCGGACGACATGCGCGGCTGGTTCGAGAGCAAGAACGGCGAGCGCGTGCGCGAGCCGGGCATTCTGGAAAGCTTCAACCTGTCGCCGGAAGACGCCGAGGCGCTGATCATGCGTGCCCGGATCGTGATGGGCTGGGTCGAGGCTCCGCCGGAACCGGAATACGAAGAGCCCGTCTATGACGAGGGCGAGGCCGTCGAGGCCGAAGCCGAAGGTGAAGACGCCCCCGCCGCCGTCGAAGAGACGCAGGAAGGCTAA
- a CDS encoding RNA-binding protein, with protein MTEQAAPRTHAEASRLRKDVVLGEATDEARLIRFVEGPGGIVVPDLARKLPGRGIWVGADRDSVTLAAKKGLFSRSAKTRLTAPADLADQVEALLAKRVLDGLGLARRAGNIISGFEKVVAALNSGKTAWLIEASDGADDGRRKMLTAVYKAPNTPRILGMFTSDELGLALGGENVIHTALLAGRGTDRWTLDVERLSGFRPFHPPTWSERWREEP; from the coding sequence ATGACCGAACAGGCCGCCCCCAGGACCCACGCTGAAGCCTCCCGCCTGCGCAAGGACGTTGTCCTGGGCGAGGCGACGGACGAGGCGCGGCTGATCCGCTTCGTCGAGGGGCCGGGCGGCATCGTGGTGCCTGACCTGGCGCGCAAGCTGCCGGGCCGGGGAATCTGGGTCGGGGCCGACCGCGACTCCGTGACGCTGGCGGCCAAGAAGGGCCTGTTTTCGCGCTCGGCCAAGACCCGATTGACGGCACCGGCCGATCTGGCTGACCAGGTCGAGGCCCTGCTGGCCAAGCGGGTTCTGGACGGGCTTGGCCTTGCACGCCGGGCCGGGAACATTATTTCAGGCTTCGAAAAGGTCGTCGCCGCGCTGAATTCCGGCAAGACGGCCTGGCTGATCGAGGCGTCTGACGGTGCTGACGATGGCCGCCGGAAGATGCTGACCGCCGTCTACAAGGCGCCGAACACGCCGCGAATTCTCGGCATGTTCACATCCGACGAATTGGGTTTGGCCTTGGGTGGCGAGAATGTGATACACACGGCGCTTCTTGCCGGGCGCGGCACTGATCGCTGGACTTTAGACGTCGAGCGGTTATCAGGCTTCCGCCCGTTCCATCCTCCGACCTGGTCGGAGCGTTGGCGCGAGGAACCCTAG